CATTATCTTGGAATGATAAGAGCAGATTTAATTTATAGATTTGAACTGAATTGGCTGGATTCAAAGCAACTTTTGCAAATTCAgatttagattcaaataaaGTGCATTCAAATGAGCAagaaaaaatgacttaaaacaGTTACTGCACCACAAGTAATTTTAATGGCCGCCTGgaagcactttattttactgtcctgttccccatgtactgTACACACTACGtacttaatataataattacaataaccAGGTAATGACTaagtactaaccctgaacctacccctaaacctaaccttaacccatgtagttaccttaaaTTAATTAGTACTTTTTAGGCAagttcacatttttaaaataaagtgcaacatTACAAGTGTACAGTAAGTAAACATAAGTTTACCTGTGGAGAATGTGAAAAATGTGACACCATAAAAAAATGCTCGGTTATTTAAACCCAAATTTGGGTAAAATATGAAgaaacccaaccgttgggtcgaagatttgatttaaaaatttaaccccaatggttgggtttgtccacaCTTTAcccattttttagagtgtaataatgaaaaaaaaatggatcatAAACATTTTGActcagtattttaaaataagctatcacataacaaatgtttacttaaagaccacaaaacaaataaaaaaagaccaaGGTCAAATGTTTACATACATATGATTCTTATATTTTGTGCCGTCACCTGGATGATCAAAAGTTGAAAACGTTCACTGATGCTCAAGGCAACATATATTCAAGACTTTTGAAACGTGATTGTTTGAAACTTTTGTTTCAAGATCTTACTTTTAGCACTGCTCTTGAGAAGCTACAGTGCATAAAACTTTTACATGTTTCAAGACAAAATAAGAACGATTTACCCTGATCATCCTGTGCAATCCCTCAATGCATCATGTTGCCCTCTTGAGCATCAGCGCATGTTTGCaccttttgtaatagttgtgtataataagttgtcctcagtgtaaaACAATGGATcccaaaatcatacagtcaatGTTGGAAATGGCTGAAATATGCAGGTGATGTTAGAAAACCAAAGAATGTGCTGGACCTGGAGGATTCTGAAGAAAAGTGGTCTAAATGGAAGAAGAGGACTAAATGAAAAGCAACATGCAATTTATGATGACCATAtcaatttatgaaaaaaatgtgtgcGTATATGTAGTTCAGTatgctgaaaaatattttagagctaaGCAAAACTTAGCAAAACTAGaaatataacacattttattttatttatttccatttttcatGGCCTGGAAATACATCCATCCTCCAAGCCACCACGGGATGCCAACCATTTTAAAATTCCTGGTTATTTCCATGTTTGTCTAGACAGTGTATCAGTGGCTTGAGCACTTTGAACAGAACTGTgtaatataatcatttttatgaTCCATTGTGATGCTGATGTGAATGATTCTGCACTGATGCATAAAAATCGattgtaaaaaaatgtaattactaAGTATGTGGGCTAAATAAGGAACTCTCATTATGTATTAAGTTGTGTAGGCCCATGTCTAACGGAAGCAAAGCATGTGCATCTGattttttggttttggttttgttttgttttttcttttatgaaaaGAACATGcatgaatgtgaaaataaagCGTGGGACCTGCTTGATCTTAAACAGAGTTATTACGTGAAATAAACCATGAAAAAAATCTCactcgcgctgaatgacacacacagagaaagatGCCTCTCAACTGCTTCTCTTTCAGTAACCAGTTcttaaaaagaaacattttcttcTTAGTGAGCAGAACATGTtattaatctaaagaaccttttttcactataaagaatTTTTGTGCAATGAAAAGTCTCCattgatgttaaaggttcttcaaggaactatagatgccaataaagaacctttttagggtgttaaataatggcacaaattCCAGTAAACTGACTAGTGCAAACCTTGGAAAATCATGTTGCGTGATTCATTTTAAGTGAAATTGAAAGAGAAAATGATGGCATGTGTGGGCAAGTAGGTAGCCCATACTCCAAATTTAGATACTCTCCTACTATAAATTtagcgtctgaaagggaaacttaaatgcatatgcaataaggtaagccgcaaaaataactgtgtccacaccttttcagcgctattttttcactgcgtgtcttAAGAAAACCCTGACAGTAGTTTAACAACAAAATTTGGTTTGCGCtggtgcaagctgttagtaaatctggcccctgATGTGTAGCATTATATTAGAGCCATGCATTTGTAACGTGTAAATCCTGTTatgttcagttttcatttatttctagTTCCTGTTCTCATTTTCTCTCTAGTCTGTTTTCATGGTTACTGATTTAAGTTACATTGTTCTGTTTCTAGTTAATTACATGTATTTAAGCTCTCAGTTTCCTGTGTTTCATTGTTCTGTATCATCTATGTAAAGCAGTTGTGTATGTTACTCTCCTGTGATCTCCTGAGTTTTCCTTGTGGATTTCATTATCGTCAGATTTGTTTCTCTACTCTTTCGTCATATGCTCTTTATAGCAGCCACTATGACAGCATTAGGGTTagtaataaacctgctgccatatgtgacattaatgttaatcaaacaataaaagaaaagagGGAATCACTTGCTGTTCTTGACTGAACTACTTTTGaagctttaataataatttataaggAATACCTTATGCACTGACACTGTTTGTTATTTGCATCTTTGATCTTATTTTTAATACTAAAGATAATTTAAGATAGAGAggtttattgtgattattaataaaataaatggagGAAAAGATGCATCATGATGCATAGAGAATCATTTCATAATCGAATCATTACCATCAAATCGTAATTGAAACGATTCATGAGGCAAGTGAAGATTCACACAATTATGAAGCAAcagaacaaataataaaattcattAGTCAAAAAGATCTACCGATCTAAATGTCCCATATttccaaatgtcaaaatgtggaAAGTATGCAGGTGAAttcaaaatgtcattgcttCATTCATTTATTGTGCTCTAAATAGCAGATAACTTTAAAACACCATTAATAACATGTTCATACATCTCACCTTTCTTTTGCTTTTGTGTTTCTGCGGCTGTTCTGAATGGTTCAGTTACCTTTAGTTACAAACTACAGATGATTTCAGGTTTTGTAAACCTTCAGAAATCTCAGTCTGTGTaaaatctgtttgtttttcaggtgtgtttggtgattcagtgtcagtgatggagggagattctgtcactcTAAACACTGATTTTACTGAAATACATGAAGAAGATGACATACTGTGGAAATATGGAGCTGAAAACTCTCTCATAgctaaaatgaagaaaaagaacCAAATCTTCCACACATATAATGTTactgatgggagattcagagacagactgaagctggacgatcaaactggatctctgaccatcacaaacatcacaacTGAACATGCTGGAGTTTATCAACTAGATATAAGTGGAGcgaaaaaatcatcaaaaacattcagtgtttctgtctatggtgagtaaagacatttttttttgttttgttcacatATTCTTGATTTTTGGTTTAAACATTTTGTTGTGTGAGATGATCACACGTTAACACGCTAAACAAACACTCAGCACATTCAGCTGGAAATAAGattgatttatattttatatatgttaatatttctgtttattctCTTCTTTcagctcgtctgcctgttcctgtcatcatCAGTAACTCTTCACagtgttcttcatcatcatcatcaaattgttcattgttgtgttcagctgtgaatgtgagtcatgtgactctctcctggtacaaaggaaacagtttattgtccagcatcagtgtgtctgatctcagcatcagtctctctctacctctggaggtggaatatcaggataacaacacctacagctgtgtgctgaacaatcccatcagcaaccagactcaacatctggacatcactcaactctgtcacacatgtgcagGTACAGCAGCACTGAtaatagtatttttgtacaCATTCACCTACATTgatgactctctctctcttttactcTGCTTCAGCTCCTCCAGACTCAGTGTCTCTGATAGTGTTGatctctgctgctgctggtggtggAGGATTTTTGTTGATTATATTTGCAGTCGGAATCTGGTGCATCTGcaggaaatgtaaaaaagcaggTCAGGAGATCAAATGCACATGttgaaatatttatgttttttaatgcacaaatttcaatataagaatgaaaactgttattttaacatatatgtGTTATGTTATTGTTAAAGCAGACCAAACccaaaagaaacacaaaactgattCAGCATTGTGTAAACCAAGAAAACGAAAGAAGGTAAGATCATTTATGACTGTGTTGCAAGAAGTTGTTGCAGTCAGTTAGTGTAACTGAAGTTTGCAGCATCAGATGGTGGTCAGCCTTGTAAGGAACAGCTTGAAAAGCATATTTTATGCTATTATTACTGTTTGCAC
The DNA window shown above is from Ctenopharyngodon idella isolate HZGC_01 chromosome 10, HZGC01, whole genome shotgun sequence and carries:
- the LOC127519814 gene encoding SLAM family member 9-like — its product is MRDGRHFYLFFRLFALKTMFPMIALFCLCWWNLTGVFGDSVSVMEGDSVTLNTDFTEIHEEDDILWKYGAENSLIAKMKKKNQIFHTYNVTDGRFRDRLKLDDQTGSLTITNITTEHAGVYQLDISGAKKSSKTFSVSVYARLPVPVIISNSSQCSSSSSSNCSLLCSAVNVSHVTLSWYKGNSLLSSISVSDLSISLSLPLEVEYQDNNTYSCVLNNPISNQTQHLDITQLCHTCAVPPVSVSLIVLICAGSLLFVAAVIGIFCIYRKHRKTDKEVETCEEEITYAETTFNKRNSQELKVEEEGHVEYAPITIR